Genomic segment of Populus nigra chromosome 6, ddPopNigr1.1, whole genome shotgun sequence:
aaCATTCTAGTTTTCTCTAAACTATCCCTTTTAGTAAAATACTGCAAGCCGTGTGTCAATTATTGGTGAATTACAACAAAATTGCaagcataaataaatataaagagcAAGTTTTGATACAATGGTACTAGCACGTAAAAGTCATCACTGAAAAGATCACCATATTGGCAGTGTGCATTTTACTTTCTGAGTTCACAGTCCACTAATACCAAATATCAGCTTACCATATTATTTGGGTAAAGTCATATCGTGATTGCCCTAAATCAAAGTCCCATAGAGATTTTAGTCTGTGATTGAGTTATCAGGTCTATATCCAACCATTGCAGAGACATCAATGACAGGATGAAAAATCTGAATCGCAATGTACATACCACTTTTGTTGTCCTCAATTAGTGTCACCCTTGCACTTGAGTCCATAGAGGCAGAGACCAAAGCCCTGTATTTGAATAACACATGCTTAACACTCAGATGTCATCCCTATATGAGAATGACCTGATTAAAACGTTGATTAAAGAGTATATGTAGACACAATGTTGTCATCTAACCTTGAATCATGAGAGAACGCCAATGCAGTTACTATGCCAAGATGTGCTTTCCTAATTAGTGTTTGAACACGCAAGTTGGTTGAATTTACAAGCAGCACATCTCCTTGAGTCATACCCCTTCAATCAATCACTAGAAATTAGAATATATCTTAACATCAGGATCTTGCTAAATGAGCTCAAGTACTTCAAATTAACAGTGGAGATTCAGTACATTGCAAGAAGCTTTCCATCAGGTGAgacattgaaggatgaaattggttCACGGGCTACATGCTTTGAGCTCATTCTCTTCCATGAGCTTGTATTCCAAGTCACAATACTTGAACCTTTGTCTATGTATCACAATATCTAGGATGATTAATAGAGAACAACAAAGGTCAAAGGGAGCATGGAAAACTTGGCTTTCCTGTATGAATATTCACCTGTTATTGCGGCGATATAGAGAACCTGAGCCTGATCACTCCTTTGAGAAAATCTGCACGATGCAAAAATCTCATCCTGGAAGTAAAACACAGTAAATCCAATTAGCTCAACACTCATTTGATAGAAATAGAGTAATATATTACATGTGCCAGCCATGAATTGTGAGACCATAAGTAACCTAGAATAATTGAGTCATGGGATTACTCAAATCTACTTTCTAGTAAATTGatcaagatgtttttttttttgctgagaCTCAAAACGAAATCAATAATAAGTACAATGACTATGTTAGTGCGAAGGTATTAACCACTTTGACATGGAGGGTCAGAGCATTTGCTAGTTAGAAAAGAACTTAGTCAAGAACTAATTATCATTTACAGCTTACGTTTTCCTTGGGTAAAGAGGCTACAGCTGTGGATGAAGTTACATCCCAGACTCTACCAAGGTCACGCTGTCCCATTGAAACAAGAAATTTTCCATCAGGGCTGCAACACAATTAAGCTAATCAGCATAAACAGATTACAAATTCTTCATGCTAACATCTCCAGGAATAGAAATTTTTCCTAATATCATTGCCAACCTGAAACACAAGTCCTTTAAAGATGCATGGGCTTGAGTCTCATTAAGAATAATTTCCATGCCAGGCCACTTGAAAACCCTTAAATTGCCATCCTGTGCTGCACCAAAATTAAAGCATCATATAGCATGTTATCTTTCAAAAAGGGATCCTGGTTCTCTTCCATATcatcattattaaaaataaagacccAGTTGGGGAAATTTTGATACTTTGAGTGGTAGGTGAATGGCCAAATGGCAGGTTCTAAAATCAGATATTGGAAGATGGAGTGGTGGAACATAACTTAAATCCTCACAAACTATATCTACATACCAGTCATCTTTAGCTAATAATATTACGAGTTAGaatgcaataaaataattagaagcTGGGACGCAACCATCAGAAAACAGTGAAagtaaatggaaagaaaaatttgaccaAAAAGTTTACTTTTTATTGCACCTTTCAATTGATTATATAAACGTGTACAAAGTGAGAGTCCTTTAAAATGTTCTTTGTCCACAGCCCAGGACAGTAGCATCTCTTCTAAAAATTGGACACTTtccttattctttaattttttaagaattacaTAAATTGCCTCCCACACCTGCTTTCATCCTTCCCTCTCTTTTCCTGatggaaataataataagaaagacACCACAAaaacaaggagagaaaaaaaaaagtcatcaatGTCTTCTCGACCTGATCATGGAGGGAAGCCAAAAATCCTATTATTGATCCCCTAAGTGCCACAATCTCTATTTTAGATGGTTAGTGTTGATGCTGTCCTCTTTGGCCAACTTCGTTCATAAAATCCCTACCAGGCCTTTTATCAGTTTTATATATGTTATCAAAGGTGACTAGCAGttttatctttttgtaaaaaatcaAGGAAGAAGAGTTATTAGCTTCTCATGCTACCGGACTGGGCAGGAGATTTAAATAAGTTCAATTCTTTTAATCCTTTATATGATTGTAGGGCAACCACCTTGTATATGCAGGAAAAAAAGatgacaagaaaagaaaacaaagcagTATCTTTTAAGCGTGTCTTCCTTGTGTTCAGAATGCCTTTTCCCTTTATGTCATGCAGCGTTTACATTGAAATTAATGGAAGGAAATGCAAAGAACTCTCTACCTCGCCCCCTACAGCAAGTACAGAGCTGTCACTGTTAAAGGCCAATGCTAATTGCTGTCCAACATCTTCTAATTGTGTCAGTACTTTTTTGGATGGTTTAAGGCCCAATTTATGGTCTTCATTGTCCTTGACTTCATCCCAGTCAAAAAATCTGCAAAGAGAAAACATAGTAATAAATTGATTATCCTTTTGTTTGGTGCAAGTAAAGGTGgaagttttctaaaaaaataaacaggcaCAATGTTTGTAATGAGTATTTAGTGAATCAGACCGTAATATAAATGCAAACAGCAGCTGTGGTGCATTTGGAACTAACAATCAATGGAGTTTTAAAAATGCTCCTGACTAGAAAAGGATCGCCTCATATGCCAGTATATCCAAAAATCATTCAAAGCAATTGGAGAGATTCTTCTCAGAAACTCATTTGTTTTGTCTCCTCCAACATAAAAGATAACTAGCAGCATACTACTTTTTTGGTAAGTACAAAAACACTACTCTCTCCAAGCATTTAAACACAGGAATTTTACCTGGCCCTAACACAAGAGAAACTTATAGCTGCCACACTAGCAGCATTCCATGATGTTCCCATCATTGATTTCCAAACATGAGCTTATGAACATatcttcatttttctcattttatccacTCAAACTCGAGGATTTTGGTCTATTGAGGTGAATTACTACAAAACATTACTGTCAGAGCAAGAAAATTTCCTCCTTCCAAAATCAACATCAAATCCAGCAAACAAGAGAAATCACTTCAAACTTTTTTGTAACTTTCCAAATACTGGTTAAATGCAAACCCATTGCTTTCTTAAAATACAAGCGCAACTTATCCCCAAAC
This window contains:
- the LOC133698033 gene encoding SEC12-like protein 2 isoform X3, which codes for MGKSREAHPQSLQKYGVPLYSAAWLPYKELRSKLQPRDDHIDSSKQQEQQQEEEIPKPSASSHEHYIVLAGGGGEGSSGIPNAVLLSCFDFSSNSLSSQPVAKLDLGSQLPYRMVVHPGGDGVICAFPSSCRFFDWDEVKDNEDHKLGLKPSKKVLTQLEDVGQQLALAFNSDSSVLAVGGEDGNLRVFKWPGMEIILNETQAHASLKDLCFSPDGKFLVSMGQRDLGRVWDVTSSTAVASLPKENDEIFASCRFSQRSDQAQVLYIAAITDKGSSIVTWNTSSWKRMSSKHVAREPISSFNVSPDGKLLAMGMTQGDVLLVNSTNLRVQTLIRKAHLGIVTALAFSHDSRALVSASMDSSARVTLIEDNKSEKSDGRGWQKRSCEGIRR
- the LOC133698033 gene encoding SEC12-like protein 2 isoform X2 — translated: MGKSREAHPQSLQKYGVPLYSAAWLPYKELRSKLQPRDDHIDSSKQQEQQQEEEIPKPSASSHEHYIVLAGGGGEGSSGIPNAVLLSCFDFSSNSLSSQPVAKLDLGSQLPYRMVVHPGGDGVICAFPSSCRFFDWDEVKDNEDHKLGLKPSKKVLTQLEDVGQQLALAFNSDSSVLAVGGEDGNLRVFKWPGMEIILNETQAHASLKDLCFSPDGKFLVSMGQRDLGRVWDVTSSTAVASLPKENDEIFASCRFSQRSDQAQVLYIAAITDKGSSIVTWNTSSWKRMSSKHVAREPISSFNVSPDGKLLAMGMTQGDVLLVNSTNLRVQTLIRKAHLGIVTALAFSHDSRALVSASMDSSARVTLIEDNKSGGSSMQIIIFIIILAIAAYFLKNEVLPFLV
- the LOC133698033 gene encoding SEC12-like protein 2 isoform X1, translated to MGKSREAHPQSLQKYGVPLYSAAWLPYKELRSKLQPRDDHIDSSKQQEQQQEEEIPKPSASSHEHYIVLAGGGGEGSSGIPNAVLLSCFDFSSNSLSSQPVAKLDLGSQLPYRMVVHPGGDGVICAFPSSCRFFDWDEVKDNEDHKLGLKPSKKVLTQLEDVGQQLALAFNSDSSVLAVGGEDGNLRVFKWPGMEIILNETQAHASLKDLCFSPDGKFLVSMGQRDLGRVWDVTSSTAVASLPKENDEIFASCRFSQRSDQAQVLYIAAITDKGSSIVTWNTSSWKRMSSKHVAREPISSFNVSPDGKLLAMGMTQGDVLLVNSTNLRVQTLIRKAHLGIVTALAFSHDSRALVSASMDSSARVTLIEDNKSAAGGSSMQIIIFIIILAIAAYFLKNEVLPFLV